One Thermosipho atlanticus DSM 15807 DNA window includes the following coding sequences:
- a CDS encoding cation diffusion facilitator family transporter has protein sequence MEKSVKKVTIIAVLTNSTLAFLKVFTGLMFNSMAVLADGIDSSTDIFTSLVVFFATRFSSKPPDKLHPYGHQKVENIAAKIISFVIFYAGISLLTESFKRLITGNYQTILGIIPILVTIISMAGKFILFIMEYKIGKKYQRQSLIAEALNMRNDILLSTLVFFGVFLNKIGLSWADPVVGMIMSIIILKVSFEIFSENFYSLMDGIHPKEEWLYDMVFENCKKCDGVYNPHKVRIRKIGNKYDIDLDIEVDPNLTVKQAHEITKCLRSKIIDSLGDELYDVVIHVEPLLNDEIEPYGLEEKK, from the coding sequence ATGGAGAAATCGGTTAAAAAAGTTACAATTATAGCTGTATTAACTAATTCAACCTTAGCTTTTTTAAAAGTATTCACAGGATTAATGTTTAATAGTATGGCGGTATTGGCAGATGGAATAGATTCTTCTACTGATATTTTTACTTCGCTGGTAGTATTTTTTGCAACTAGATTTTCTTCAAAACCACCAGATAAATTACACCCTTATGGACATCAAAAAGTCGAAAACATTGCTGCAAAAATCATTTCTTTTGTAATTTTTTATGCTGGAATTTCATTATTAACGGAAAGTTTTAAAAGATTAATAACTGGTAATTATCAAACCATTCTCGGAATTATTCCCATATTAGTCACTATAATTTCTATGGCAGGAAAATTTATACTTTTTATTATGGAATACAAAATAGGAAAAAAATATCAAAGACAATCTTTAATTGCTGAAGCTTTGAATATGAGAAACGACATTTTACTTTCAACTTTAGTGTTTTTTGGAGTATTTTTAAATAAAATTGGCTTGTCATGGGCTGATCCTGTGGTTGGAATGATAATGTCAATTATAATTTTAAAAGTTTCATTCGAAATCTTCAGTGAAAATTTTTATTCTCTTATGGATGGTATTCATCCAAAGGAAGAATGGCTTTATGATATGGTGTTTGAAAACTGCAAAAAATGTGACGGTGTATATAATCCTCACAAAGTTAGAATAAGAAAAATAGGTAATAAATATGACATTGATTTGGATATAGAAGTTGATCCAAACTTAACTGTAAAGCAAGCCCATGAAATAACGAAATGTTTGAGATCTAAAATAATTGATTCTTTAGGTGATGAACTATATGATGTTGTTATACACGTTGAACCACTCCTAAATGATGAAATAGAACCTTATGGTCTAGAAGAAAAAAAATAA